One part of the Neodiprion virginianus isolate iyNeoVirg1 chromosome 3, iyNeoVirg1.1, whole genome shotgun sequence genome encodes these proteins:
- the LOC124300192 gene encoding WD repeat-containing and planar cell polarity effector protein fritz isoform X3 translates to MTILLGETNFWTFEDVVNIKDTDFGAFRYHDKRTENLYAEGKRSYGKKRGMVCVPQNKKANKLKDSIKYLEEQLKDHSVVYCQWCDHCVVQLLLSSGLLIHIQINLSTGDIQKMIFDKYLVGKVLDHMSDVIITKSHLMCTYNDNQVTLVHFTKPKRHMFEKMSRLDSKLVLFDLSGPSGRRLDKKIQFNKTGDLIVVWWKSTVNEVFPWSPVVKEHDRANVHLYRLIGIKIELLCFLRTEFDPLCVTFSTYHENMIHSVEQKVSRKGEVTIEWRVYEVSQQGKLQRIAVTSVPLPTHTSCIKFSPNHDMLLLCCIDGSVTLHDQARGTNNTVKAAFIPTLASWHSDGMAFTISNERGQFQHYDISLTCLRSQILNEDTTPANILDLSSYFSRNQPALLRMEWSKGITSHDCPESYGNGDSLFLLLFERGPLGIIKFIEGSNLSGDILVRRHLNLSQVERAISLLLAMNWDTYPEVCMHSLNQILNYLFKSTLTPEREGLIQTALGSFHVPITPISQTVQEEYGEEVRDLTRRFFHHLLRHRLFEKAFRLAIDLNDHDLFMDIHFYALITNDTEMATAAKGKAETILVRSNSCSSTHSTCSRRSCSLCSSSESQAESESYSEESETEDSPRREKLSSTVPLKRNNVKSVDSNIPPLPVLHPHHYNRKSLISTSFNAVESPTINSLNSDKNLMSTAFNVPSVNHLTSEPCDNSPTNVSRNNDPLTSPYSNPNLCATSTNNSARNLPLFNDVIGDLMSTSFSNNSISPIFNHSSNTINDKSFDNKSNTISSPTFNNVSSNAKISTILQDTKNLTTTLFNNPTYDTELFDNTSNKSSSFSNIESPHISTPFSNLTSNSMNKSYGDLYNGFNSTSKYSMNIPPILYGMKPPGVNASPSNTLVSMLFNDSISTDKLSTTPFFDPNGSLMSTSFSNFDKELTSDFGNTGKDTFTPTSINPVDNPIHNHSPIKSIKKHCPMPVPPPPSIKNSYNYVHSLPNKSYQLSHSTLGLANIDEPVQRFQSRLLNSTAKVLHRQNSVSTILQNHHKRNNKFQSTKTYRVNYDLDFVPFYGSCDNLDSHAPINHLRSNSQLQTKLRESRHLKHSFLQNCANLNISKEQKFSSNISPQPIINSSFSKPKSNTQIPPAVETLTSSEKPKVKFSDTVTHILVPGSGQPYRPVQKRSVTQLHPMDPKRELAESLPLCLGNEDYLKDFQPLSKDCETDSTKEPHSKQPDESAKIKIVHFGLL, encoded by the exons ATGACTATTTTGTTAGGTGAAACTAACTTTTGGACGTTTGAAGACGTCGTTAACATCAAGGATACTGACTTTGGTGCATTTCG ATATCATGATAAACGTACGGAGAATTTATATGCCGAGGGCAAAAGATCCTATGGCAAGAAACGTGGAATGGTTTGCGTTCCACAAAATAAGAAAGCGAATAAGCTGAAGGATTCGATCAAGTATCTAGAG GAACAATTGAAAGATCACTCTGTGGTATATTGCCAGTGGTGTGATCATTGCGTGGTACAATTACTCCTGAGCTCCGGATTACTGATTCACATACAAATCAATCTTTCCACAGGGGATATCCAAAAAATGATATTCGATAAATACCTTGTCGGAAAAGTTTTGGATCACATGTCAGATG TGATAATTACAAAAAGTCATCTGATGTGCACGTACAATGACAATCAAGTGACTTTGGTACACTTTACAAAGCCCAAAAGGCAtatgtttgagaaaatgagTAGACTAGATTCTAAGTTGGTATTGTTTGATTTGTCTGGCCCAAGTGGCCGCAgattagataaaaaaattcaatttaataagACTGGAGATTTg ATTGTAGTATGGTGGAAATCGACCGTAAATGAAGTGTTTCCTTGGAGTCCTGTAGTAAAAGAACATGATCGAGCTAATGTTCACCTTTATCGTCTCATAGG AATAAAGATAGAGCTTTTGTGCTTTCTGCGAACAGAATTTGATCCGCTATGTGTAACATTTAGTACATATCATGAGAATATGATACATTCTGTAGAACAGAAGGTGTCTAGAAAg GGTGAAGTAACCATTGAGTGGAGAGTTTACGAAGTATCTCAACAGGGTAAATTGCAAAGAATAGCTGTAACCTCTGTTCCTTTGCCAACGCATACCAGttgtatcaaattttcacctAATCATGACATGTTGTTGTTGTGTTGTATCGATGGCTCTGTGACATTACATGATCAAGCTCGAGGAACGAATAATACTGTGAAAGCTGCTTTT ATACCGACTTTGGCGTCGTGGCATAGCGACGGAATGGCATTTACCATTAGCAATGAACGGGGTCAATTTCAACATTATGATATATCGTTAACATGTTTACGGAGCCAAATACTCAATGAAGATACAACACCTGCTAATATTTTGGATCTTTCGTCGTATTTTAG TAGAAATCAACCAGCCTTATTGCGAATGGAATGGAGCAAAGGAATAACTTCTCACGACTGTCCAGAATCGTACGGTAATGGGGATTCCCTGTTTTTACTACTATTTGAAAG AGGGCCATTgggaataattaaattcatagAAGGAAGTAATTTGTCTGGCGACATACTAGTTCGAAGGCACTTGAATCTCTCGCAGGTCGAACGTGCAATATCACTGCTTTTGGCTATGAATTGGGACACTTATCCTGAAGTGTGTATGCATTCCCTGAATCAAATATTGAATTACCTCTTCAAGTCAACACTCACGCCAGAAAGAGAAG GGCTCATACAAACTGCTCTGGGCAGTTTTCATGTACCAATTACACCGATAAGCCAGACAGTTCAAGAAGAATATGGAGAAGAAGTAAGAGATTTGACAAGgagattttttcatcatttgttGAG GCATCGTCTGTTCGAGAAAGCTTTCAGACTTGCCATAGATTTGAATGATCATGATCTCTTTATGgatatacatttttatgcCTTGATAACAAACGATACAGAGATGGCAACTGCAGCGAAAGGAAAAGCTGAAACTATCCTTGTTCGATCGAATAGTTGTAGTAGCACAC ATTCAACATGCTCTCGGCGATCCTGTTCGCTTTGTTCAAGTTCGGAGAGTCAAGCAGAAAGCGAATCTTACAGTGAAGAAAGTGAAACTGAAGATTCACCAAGGAGAGAAAAACTCAGTTCAACTGTGCCCCTGAAACGGAATAATGTCAAAAGTGTTGACAGTAATATCCCACCTTTACCTGTCTTACATCCCCATCACTATAATAGAAAGAGCCTAATATCAACTTCATTCAACGCGGTTGAAAGTCCTACCATAAACTCTTTGAAtagtgacaaaaatttaatgtcaACTGCATTCAATGTTCCCAGTGTCAATCATCTCACTTCAGAGCCTTGCGATAATTCCCCAACTAATGTCAGTCGAAACAATGATCCACTAACTTCTCCTTATAGCAATCCCAATTTGTGCGCAACGTCTACTAACAATTCTGCCAGAAATTTGCCGTTATTTAATGATGTAATAGGTGACTTAATGTCAACGTCTTTCAGTAACAATTCTATATcaccaattttcaatcactcCAGCAATACCATAAACGATAAATCATTTGATAACAAGTCAAATACCATATCTTCACCAACGTTTAATAATGTTTCAAGCAAtgcgaaaatttcaacaatattgcAAGATACGAAAAACTTGACGACAACTTTATTCAATAATCCTACCTACGACACAGAATTATTTGATAATACTTCCAATAAATCATCTTCATTTAGTAATATAGAATCCCCTCATATCTCAACACCATTTAGCAATCTGACTAGTAATTCAATGAACAAATCATATGGTGATCTGTATAATGGATTCAATTCAACAAGTAAATATAGTATGAATATACCACCAATATTATATGGTATGAAACCACCGGGAGTCAACGCTTCTCCGTCAAATACATTGGTATCAATGCTATTCAATGATTCAATTAGTACTGATAAATTGTCAACTACACCATTTTTTGATCCAAACGGTAGCCTTATGTCAACATCATTTAGTAACTTTGATAAAGAACTGACATCAGATTTTGGTAACACTGGTAAAGACACTTTTACACCAACTTCAATTAACCCTGTGGATAATCCGATTCACAATCATTCACCAATCAAGTCAATCAAAAAACATTGTCCAATGCCAGTACCACCTCCGCcttcaataaaaaattcctaCAATTATGTACACAGCTTGCCAAACAAAAGTTACCAATTGTCGCATAGTACGTTGGGATTAGCTAATATAGACGAACCTGTTCAACGATTTCAATCCAGGTTACTTAACTCAACTGCAAAAGTTTTACACAGGCAAAATTCTGTATCTACAATTCTACAAAATCATcataaaagaaataacaagTTTCAATCAACCAAAACTTACAGAGTTAATTATGACCTTGATTTCGTTCCGTTCTATGGTAGCTGTGACAATTTAGATTCTCATGCTCCGATAAATCATTTAAGATCGAATTCACAACTGCAAACGAAGTTAAGAGAAAGTAGGCATTTGAAACACagttttttgcaaaattgtgCCAACTTGAACATAAGCAAAGAGcagaaattttcttccaatatATCACCACAACCTATTATCAATTCTTCATTCTCTAAACCCAAGTCCAACACCCAAATCCCTCCTGCTGTTGAAACTTTAACGTCAAGTGAAAAGCCAAAAGTTAAATTTTCTGACACTGTGACACACATTTTGGTGCCTGGATCG GGGCAACCATATAGACCTGTACAAAAGCGGTCGGTAACTCAGTTGCATCCTATGGATCCTAAGCGAGAGTTAGCCGAAAGCCTTCCACTGTGTCTTGGAAATGAAGACTATCTCAAAGATTTTCAACCATTGTCAA AAGACTGTGAAACTGACAGTACGAAGGAACCACATAGTAAACAACCAGACGAATCAGCAAAGATCAAGATTGTTCATTTTGGacttttgtaa